TATGCATCATAATTCATAACCATGTCCCATGAGAAGAATGGGCTCACTGACCTCATATGGGGTCAAAGCAGGAACATATCCCAAATACTTCATGATAGCAGGCTCATAGCACTGAACTTTAGTGCCAGATTGCTGTGCCGCTCCCCTTGGAGGTACCTGAAGAGGAATAAGCCATCAACAAAACCAGATCAGCCATTTGCTTCCTTTTTCACATATAGATAGCACATTTAACAAACAAACTCCAAGTCATTACATTCAATGTGCCTCACTTACAAGAAGTGAATTCCTAACAGAAATATTAAATCTCATAATAATCTTCCCAGTAGGCTAAATAAAGGAATGATTGGGCACTTTCAAGGAAATTAATAAATCCTCCCAAGTCCTAACACATTCTCCATATAATCCGCATAATTATTAGATATTCAAAGTCTTGAATGCTTTAAtatttacaaattataaaatagaTGACagttacttttacatttaatacCTTCACATTATTAGGATGATTATTAGGAGTATCTGTAGGACTTAGGAGAATGTATAACTTCATTTTAATGTTCACAAGATATTAAGTACATTTGTTTCttcatttaatattttctttattAAGTATATTTGGAGGATGTTCTAGCCTTCTAGGACAGTACACAGTAAAATTCATTTCTTAAAACGCATCAATCCGAATTCCGAAGCCACATTACAATGAAACCAACATTGAATTTTCAAATAGATAGAGAAAATCGCAACGATCGTGACATGATGCAAAAACaagttaacaaaataaataagctCCTAATATGTCCTAACTCACTATGCAACAATTTGCAAAACTGAACAGAAAATGCAACATCACAAGCGATCCAATGAGAAGACAGCAGAAACATCACTCACATATATGAAGCTGTTCTCCTGAGCTTGGTTTCCATCGTCTAAAACTGCCATTTCCAAAATTCACGGCACATTTTCACCATCACAAAAACAATTCACGTGCGACAGattgagaaagagagaaagagaagaaagtgtACCATCAGAAGCGTCAACATCGATGGAAGGAACCTTAGGAGGAATGAGCCAGAGGAGGAACTTGCCGATGGCGAAAGCGAGTGCGAGAACGAGCAAGGACCACCAGAACGCCATTAGAGAGGAGCTTCAaagattcagattcagattcagaAAGAGAGAGTGTGCGCTAGGGTTCCGCAGAAGCTTCTAGAAGAAGAGAGTAATCGAAGAAGATAGAACGTTAATGTGTGATGCAAATGGGTAAAAGactaaagaaagaagaaggaaactgCAAAAAACTGAGGTAGGAATAAAGAGAAGCTGCTAAAAAAGTGACTCGAATTGCAATTTATATATGTTGAGTGGATCGGTTGCTAAATAGGGACCAAAATGAGAAAACAAGAACAGATTCCATGCGTGTTTGAAAGCTTGAATGCCTTGATCCCTCCACTCTCCCCTGATACCATGAGTTGAGTTGAGTGGAATTGATGAGTGAACTCTTTGTGGCAGTATCTAAGATGCTCTTTGAGATAAATGGTGCATTATGCACCCTGTTATCTGATGGTTATATTTCCCTAGAGCGTTGATCAGACTAATCAACTGTGAAATTGGAGGAAAAAACAAATAAGTTGATAAAGCCATAAAGTATCGCTTTAATCACATctctttataatttttattatttgtgagTATTACCATTTTGATTTAAAGacacttaaaatattattttataaaaaaatatagagagctaataaaatatttgtataatatgtataataaagATTTAGGGAGTATTAAAGATATAATCATTAATGTTATCTTTATTTATCAGTAAGCTTTTGGGATAAGTGATATCATGATATGGTATcaaaattctaaatcaaaaaaattaactcATATaatacattgtataaatattttattgactCTAATACCAATGATTAttgtaaatattataaataatgttCATTTTATAACTTATATAgtctattatacacattgtacaaatattttattaatttcctAGCACGActcttattttattgttttacGAACTTTTACATTAAAAGAGCTTGATTCATGAATTTGGAGTACAACATAAATCTGTTGTTCTTTCAAACTCAATCATTAAGTGCTGCGGTTGCATTCTATTTTAGacgatattttttaaataaatactgtatttataaatcaaaatatttaataataaaaaaattaactaaaaataattaaaatttattttatttaatatttattaattattgtatttaaacaatatttagtatttattttatcgaaaaattagtaataaattttaaacagaaaagtaaagataaagatgttgaaaatatttttagaaaatttgttTCACTAATATTCTCTCTAATGCTATGATGGTAGAGGGTAATATTATTTCTAATGCTATGACGGTAGAGGATGACAACCTTCAAGTGGCACCCAAAAGAATATGAAACTGCTCTCGTAGAATTGTCAGATTTTAGGAAAATCTCTAACAATCCATAATCTTAAAGGAATTTGTAAATCCTATTTCCCCAACCTAAAGTTAGATTTATCTATGAAACAAAAATCAATCTCGACAAGTTAAATGAAAATTAAGATCTTGTAGTTTTAAGGAATGGTTTATTATGGATCCGAATGGTTTATCTGAAGGTTTGGCAATGGTATAGAGAGATAGTTGCATTGTCTAAATTTTATAGCACGGTAGATTTTTCATTGAGGTTTCAGTTTTGATAGCCGGTTCTAACAATTCCTATGGTGTTCTACGTGTTTATCTCGGTTCAAATAATCAACATAGAATGACTCAATTTGTTGAATTAACTTCATCACCCAACAGTTTCACTGTAAGGTTGCGTTAATGGGTGATGTCAATGCCATTTCTAATCAATTAGAGAAAGAAGATGGGGGTATAAAATCTCCCACTTCTATTTAGACTTTCAAcagttttattgatgataattctctGATCGATGATAATTCTCTGATTGATATTGGTATGAGCGGAAGACCATTTACTTGGTCGAATAGACAAAGTGGTTATGAGTTAACACATGAGAGACTAGATCGATTTCTGGTAGGAATTGATTGGCAGCAACTCTATCCCAATGCATCGGTTCTTAGACTTTCAGAATCAGGGTAGgatcattcttttcttttcttagatTTTAATCCGAGAACTGAGTGATCTAAAAGGTGATTCAAATTCCAAAAAAGATGGTGTTCCAATGATGAAATAAGACAGATTGGTAGAGAGGTTTGCATGAACAAATTGATAGTTTAGCCATGTATATCCTatctcaaaaaataaaacaatgtcGGCATAAGATTGTCATATGACAGCAAGAAAACAGATCTAATTCGAAGGTGGAGATTGATTCACTACAATTCGAATTAAAGGAATTCCGTTTAGCATAAATTCATCGGGTGAAATTATTTCAGAACTAGAAGGCAAAGttgaaaaaatattacaaaatgagAAATCTTATTGGAAAGAGAAATCTAGAATCAAATGGCTCAAATCAGGTGATCAGAACACGACTTTCTTCCATCAGAAGTTCAGAAATTGAACCCGAAGGAATAAATTTTGGCAACTAAATAGTAGTGATGATGACGTGGCTACTTCAAATGCTGGAATTGTTTCTGTGGCTGAATCATATTTTAAAGACATCTTTTTCTCCACTTGTCATGAGAATCCTGAACTTTTGTTTATTGACTTTGGACCTAAGGTTACAGCTCACATGAACCGTAGGTTTCAAAGACTAGTGACTATAGAGGAAATGAAACATGTGACATTTAGTATTCATCCACAAAGTGCTCTAGGAGACGATGGCTTGATAGCAAAGTTTTTTCAAAGCTTCTAGATCATTTTTAGTGGTGATGTGTTCCGAGAAGAGCTCTTTTTCAGGGGGCAGaattttaaagtgttttaaccaTACTCAGATCTGTCTAATTCTCAGAATTCTTAATGCTAAAGATATGACTTAAGTAAGACCAATAAGCCTATCATcagtcttttacaagattatctTTAAAGTACTTGTGCATAGACTTCACGGTATGATAAATAGACTAATTAGCCCTACAcagagtgcttttattaaaggcagattaatctttgataatatcctaattgctcatgagtgcatacattacttgaagaacaaaaaaagagGACTCAAAAGTGAGATGATGCTAAAATTAGctatgagtaaggcatatgataaGGTGGAATGACACTTTTTTTGGTTTATATTAgagaagtttggttttgactcTGGTGGATTATGTGGATTCGAAAATTAGTGATAATTGTTTCTGATACGTGCTTTAAATATTTGTGATATGAAAagatcaaatattatttaaaatttattaattcattttgatgtattttgatttttatttatttagttattagatTGGACTTTATGTTTGTgagttttagagttttctttgttttaacctaataagaagtTATAAATACTGCCTTAGCTATTATAGTCGTAATATTCAATGATTAGAGATTTGAAAACCCCTTTTTGGTTTTGTGATGAAACCATGATGTGGACAAATGAGGTTGAGTGAGTCCCTCTCTTATTGCATCTGGGAATTagatagaaggttgaggagtccatTCGATTTAATTTTCAAACTACGGCatggacaagttaggttgaggagttcctttcttgttgcgtcaagaaattggatagaaagtagagtgattatctttctattcaatttcaacctatctttttcatttctatttcaattataatttatcttttctattcaatttcaattcttgtcttgtttatccttttttttatcatttggtatcagaTCTCAAGTATTATATTAATTCTTATTCTATGTTTGTTCttcttgtataaaaaaataaaaaataaaaaaagaatttagtgTCTTTCACGtccttttttatgttcttgtctTTCTTATTTGTATTTCATTATTATCTTGTATACTATTTTTTCCAGCTACAAGATTCGAGGTCGAATCCTTTTTTAAGAGGAGGAGAATGATATATGCTTCAAATATTTGTGATATGAAGAGATCAAATATTATTTGAaagttattagttttattttgatgtatttttatttttttatttggttattaGATTGGGGTTTATGTTtgtgggttttagggttttctttattttaacctaataagaggttataaatacctccttagctattgtagtcaTAATATTCAGTGATTAGAGATTTAGAAACTCccttttggtttcgtgatgaaaccatgacATGAACAAGTGAGGTTGAGTGAGTCTCTGCCTCTCTTGTTGTATCGATGAATTAGATAGAAGGTTGAGGAATCCATTCGATTCAATTCCCAAACTATGGAgtggacaagttaggttgaggagtctctTTCTTGTTACGTCAAGAAATTTGATAGAAAGTAGACTGATTCTCTTTGTATTTAATTTCAAcctatattttttgtttcaatttcaattacaatttatcttttttattcaatttcaattctctcttatttatctttttttgttatcAGATTCTTATTTTATCATTGTAGAAGGACAACTCTCTAGTTTCTTCAAGGCAAATAAAGGTATCCGATAAAAAAATCTCTATTTCactacttttttcttttctatgcAAAATATCTCTTCTTCTTACTACATAAGGCAGAATAAAATAGACTAATTCAAAGTATTCAGGTACAAAGACGATATCCCAAGGTCAACTATCCCCTATTTGTTGATGATTCAATCTTTTTCTGTAAAACTAATCTTGAGACATGTTCAAACAATCTGAATTGTTGAGTTCTTACGAAAGTATCAGTGGTTAGAGGGTAATAAACATGTTGTATTTTTAGTCACAACACTCCCTCTACTATTCGTACACAACTTACTAACTCTATGAATATTGATCACATTGGGTCTAGGACAGGGTTCAGGATAGATATCTGAGTTTGCCTTCTAAAGTTTCTAGATCGAAAAAGCTaaggcttcttttagtatgaGCAAAGAGAAGGTtcggaaaaaaaaatccaaagagATAGAAGCGCGATCTTTTATCTTCGAGTGGTAGACAGGTATTGCTCAAGACAGTGGGTGAAGCTATTCTTATTTATACTTTGTCTTGCTTTAAGTTACCTGATATagtttaatttcgaaaactccctCCCTACTTTCTCAATTTTGGTGGgggtaaaaagattttgaaagacaAATGACTTGGATCAACTGGAATACTATGACTTGTCCATGAAAAGAAAGAGGCCTTAAATTTAAAGATCTTAGAATTCAGAATTTGACACTATTAGACAAATAGTTTTGGTGATTTGTAACACagcctatttttttattatctaaaatcctaaaaagtAAGTAATTTAAAAATGGTAATGCTATAACTGCAAAAACTATAATCTTATCTTCTTAGGGATGGAAGAGCATACTGGAGAGCTGAAAGCTAAATTGTTAAAAAAGGTCTTAACTGAACTCTGAGTACTGAAAAAAATATTCGAACCATGAAGGATCCTTGGCTGCCTCCTCCATATCCTTTAATGATTTTTAAAATGCCAAATAGGCAGGCTATTTTCAATTTGGTTTCAAGAATTAAAGATTTAATTACTGAAAATAGGAATTGGAATTAGAATctcatttataattattttcctAAGAAGTTGTAAATAGGATTTTATCAGTTAAAATTTATTGGAGTTGGGATAAATtgcaatgggatttgaacaaattcaaatattataataCAGTTTTAGTCTATAAAATTGGCTATTTATTTCACTATCCGCCTCTTGAACTTTACCCTAATCATATACAGAGAAAATGCATTGGATTGAAttatggaagttgaacttgccgCACAAAATTAAGCTCTTTATTTGAAAAACTCTCCATGGTCGCCTTCCAGTGCTTGCTCAAATTTACCGCTGCTTTCCATCCACATCACTAATATGTCCTTACTATCATGAAGTAACATAAACAATCACTTATTGCTTGCTTCACTCTGGAATTAAGGAAGTATGGTCTCAGAATGATCTTCGGGACTGCCTTTCCCTCAAAGTTCTTACGATTTTTGAACATGGTGGACTACAGTAACGAAAATGCTTAACCCATTGAAAAATGTTAACCAAAATCTCTAATTGCTTGCTATCCTTTGTTAGAACGATTAGAAAGCTCACAACCAATTAGTCTTTAAAGATACTACTTCAATGTCGTCTGTCATTCTTGCTGGCTCTGTCAAGCTAAAATCCAAAAAACTCCCATTTTAAGTCATCGTATCCACGAGGCCAACTTTTAGTTTCATTtaactcttaattttttttagtttggactattttaatataaaagaatatttattttttgatttgtataataataatttaaaaataaatttttataacaagattaagattatataatatatttaaatagatttttatttataattttttttcagtaATTTACCTTCAAAGTTAGCATGAGATTATCCGACAATAATATTACTATTAATATAAGTCGTCAAAACCGAAAATTGTATGCGTCGGAAAAATCGTCAGATCCAAAAGTTCTAACAAAATATTTCTGTCGAAGTTTTTATTGATATAATTCGATAATAATTTCAACGATAATTAGAGTTTATCCAGTAGCATAGTAAAAATACGAATAAAACACTTATCAAATACGTGAATATGAATTTCTATAATTTCTTTAACAAAACATATCATaaacaaaatatcaaattttcatctaacagcaGCCTCAGCCACTAATGGTATGAGGTGTGAACGCAATTGTCGTCGTCTTTTCTCTTGGCCTCACGTAGTTGATTAAATAATGCTCCGTAAAACATTCacacataaataaataattaaacagcAACAGTGCAAACACAACTGAAAccagaaataaaagaaagcaacgTGATCAGCATGCCACGTAGTAATCATAGGAGACTGGGAGTGGCCATGGATTTCTCGCCGTGCAGCGTCGCGGCGCTCAAATGGGCGGTGGAAAATTTTGCCAGAGAAGGAGACCATATCATCCTCCTCATCATTCGCCCAGACGTTAACTACGAGCATGGCGAGATGCAGCTCTGGGAACTCACCGGAGCTCGTAAGTTATTTGTAGTTGACAATTATTACTTTGCTAAATATCAGATACttagagaataaattattttctacCTTATTTTATTTGCATGATAATTCCCAttcataaatgaataaataatcataatcatattaAGTATATGCTAGAATTAATCACcaacattaatataaaataaatatttgaatataaaatacatacttaaaataaattaaacaatatatattcaTACACgaatataatgattaattttaatttacaaataatatttttaaatttaaagtatcgTATTTAAATTGcacttgaaacaattagttataCATAGGCCAAAGGATTCATTCTTGAATCTTGATGGTATGCAGCTTACATACCCCTAAACGAGTTCACTGATGCTGAGGTCATGAAGAAATATGGACTGAAGCCCACTCCCGAAGCAATTGAAGTGTCCCAAAAAGCTGCAAAGGATAAAAAAGTATGATTTGAGTTCTTGATAACGAATATGTTAACAGACATTATGATGCATAATAATGTGCATTTTactataataagttaataactttGGTCCTTGGCAGGTAGAGGTACTCATGAAAATCTTTTGGGGTGACCCTCGTGAAAAGATTTGCCAAGCAGTCGATTCAATACCTTTAGAGGCTCTTTTCATGGGAAATAGAGGCCTTGGTCCCCTCCAAAGGTTACTAGCAAAGTAGCAAACGTTCTTTTAATAATCATGCTTTCTACTTAAAGCATAGGATTTGAGAAGCATGCATTGCATTTCGGTTATTCATGGTTAATTCGTTATGAAGAGTAGAATGAATCTCATTATGAATTTTCATATTATGAATTTTCATTTTATGTCGTGTTTTGCAGGGCCTTTATGGGAAGTGTGAGCAACTATGTAGTGAATCATGCCACATGTCCAGTCACTGTGGTGAAAAGTGACAATcaaaataaaagttaattattttcctaatttGATATTGTATAGGACAGAGAATAAATTTGTGCTACACAACCAAGTTTTGATGCCTTTGGGCTTTGGTGGATTGCATATGTATAGTATTATGTTATCATGTGTCTCAGTTGATACTCCTTCCGGCGTCCATATTGAAAGTTAGTTGCTCAAAAATCAAAATGTTCTCAAACCGTGATGAGTAATAATTATATAAAGGAAACAGTGTCAAGaatgttattattttttgaattctaaTATTTCCTTCATACTTAAGTTTGTCTATATGACATGTAATAAAAATTTTCTCCTAATTAAAATTTGTCTACAATGTATCAAATTTTGCCTaatttttccttattaatttgtttttagtCATCTATGACTATAAGTCTATAAGACATTAATTATGATACATAGTGTAAAGAATTTTATGTGTCCAACAATTGATAAGTTGTATCCCCATCATATAAAACGTTAATCATTTATATATCCATTTAATAATATCATATATtaccatataatttttttatttgaaaatatttaataataaaaaataactaaaaacaactaaaatttattttatttagcattaattaattttctattttttttgtgtttttttagtATTATCATTTTCTATTTTACAACTTGTTAAGATAACATAATAGAAAATTCTAAGCGATCAacgaattttctttaattttatcttacatttgaatcaaaattaattaactttttattaGTGTTAATTCTTAATATTACCCGAAAATAATATACAAatcaagtaaataaaaaatatattcacaATAACAAAAATTTACAAGAGTTGATGAAATTATCTCTATTAATAATAGATACGATACTACCTACTATTTTATTTAAACATAAAGTTCTTTGTATGAAATTGCTCATTCGTTTGAAATTGCCTATTAAGAAAAAACAAaggttaaacaaaaaaaaaaggaaaagaaaatacaatACAATACATATATTTCAATCAACTAAAGTAAAATTTTGTTTTGATACAAGAATCTACATGTCAAATGTTAATGCTTCCTGTACTAAAGAGAAATTTACTCTAGTTAATTAATATGcacataaaaatgaaaattataaataaagcataataaattaataatatatacagAAATGAAAGCTACTGATGGGGAACCATATGAGCAATGGTAAGACAATTGCTTGCCATAATTCCAACCGACCCGGAAACGAAGGTAGAGGACTCAAGATCCTGAAAACCGCTCTCACATGTTGCCACGTCAGCCATAACAGAACTAAGCATGATGGTAACCGTTCCAAGATCACGCCCCGCAGCAGCATCACTCGCTTTTTGGAGGTTCTCAAGCGCGTTGGTATACTGCACCCTACAGTCCACGTACATGACTGCACCTAGGTTCTCCGGCGACGAAGTGCTCGAGTGCCTCTTCGACTTCTCTATGGTCAGCTTCAACTCGATCGAGCAGGCCGTTATGGAAGCTTGGAGGACGTGGGTGAGGTCGAAGTGCTCGCCGTGGAGATGCGGTGCGATGGTGGAGAAGCACACGTCAGGGTAATCGGTGTGGCCGCATATTTGTCTGAGTTCGTTGTGGTGTTTGGTTGACAAGTGTGTGATATCGTCGGGCATTGTTAACGTGTGGCCGCGTAAGGTTCCTTTAAGGAGATCCGAGAAAGAAGAGTAGAATGATGATGAGTCAAGGC
The sequence above is drawn from the Arachis hypogaea cultivar Tifrunner chromosome 4, arahy.Tifrunner.gnm2.J5K5, whole genome shotgun sequence genome and encodes:
- the LOC112794214 gene encoding universal stress protein PHOS34 translates to MPRSNHRRLGVAMDFSPCSVAALKWAVENFAREGDHIILLIIRPDVNYEHGEMQLWELTGAPYIPLNEFTDAEVMKKYGLKPTPEAIEVSQKAAKDKKVEVLMKIFWGDPREKICQAVDSIPLEALFMGNRGLGPLQRAFMGSVSNYVVNHATCPVTVVKSDNQNKS